ATTTTTTTCCCTGAGCTGTCGTTGTCCATAAATAAAAATATTTCGTCATGCTTGGTCCGCTGGCGGAGGGATTCTAATTTTATTGAGTTTAGTGTGCCGAAGGTGCATAAAATGTTGACCTCCGGATCGAGTAATCGGCGGAGTTTACTGCGGTCATTTTTTCCTTCGACAATCACGGTTATCGCCATTTTGCTCACCCCTTGCTTGATGCCTGTGCTCGAAATTCCCCGGGAAATGAAAGAATATGTGTATAGTTTAGCTCTAAAAGGGGTTCTCATGCAAAAAACAACAAAACAGCCTGCCGTAAGTGGCAGGCATGGGTTACAAAGCCGGATGTTAGGGCTAATTAGAACATTAGAACCAGCAAGTACGAAGAATGATGACGAGCAGAATATAAAGAACAAGAATGGTACCAGTTGAAGTTCCAAAAACAGGGCAAGGGCTTACAGGATGACAGTGGCTCATGGGCTGCACCTCCCTTTGTATTGAATTGTTCAGTCAAATTAGTCTATGAGGAGCAGGGTATTAGGTACTGTGCGTAAGCCCTCTAGAACGTATTTTGGGCTTTAAAGGTAGCATCTCAGCATGGCCCCTTAGTTATAATTAGGAATGGTAAGGACCCGAGGTAGATAGTGGTGGTGTAGGAGATAATCGCTGAACAGGAACGAATAGTAGACCAGTCATCAAAATTAGAAATGCGATAAAAAAAGGAGATATGTGATCCGGAAGCTGGCCCGCCAGTACAGGCCCGGCAAAGGAGCCGATAGACGTTGCAATGGATTGTAGGGCAAAGGTTTTGCCCAATCGAGCCCCTCCGATTCGTATGAAAAGAGAGGCCAGCGCTGGAAAAATGATGCCTTTGGCTGTTCCCAAAATAAACAGGATGATGCCTATGGTCGCTTCAGGCGTGGTGGCGAGTGCGTAGAAGCTTAAAGACATCAGAATAATGCCGCAAATTAACCTTACCATCGGTGAATATTTGTTCAGAAAAAGCAAACTGAGCGTACAGAGTGCTCCCAAACTGATGATGGAAAAGAGCAATCCGGTGGACATCATGGACGCAGAACCGTTATTTCGTAATGGGATCTCGTAAAATAAAATGCCTTGTGCGCACGCCAAAACAAAAGGTAGAAGCAGATAACGCCAATTGAAGGGTAACCGCGTCTGTGCTGCTGACTGTGGAGCAGGTGTCGTATGACCATCAGATAATTGGGCCTGTGGAGCGGGTGCTTTTTTGGGTAAGGTGAAATAAGCCATAAGCCCCGTGATTACGAGAATGATACCAAGGGAGCTAAATGTCTCGCTAAAGCCAAAGCTGGCTACGATAAATGCGCCTGCAGCTGGAGATAGAACTGAGGCCAACGTATGGACAACACCATGTCCCGACATATATTTGCCCTGCGTAACCGGATGATCGGACAGTTGCGCCAGCATGGCCAGACAGGCTGGAGATAAAAAGGCCAACACATAACCACTAATCGCACGCAGAAAAAGCAATTCCCACGGTGTATGGATGTACGATTGAATGATCAGGATGATGCCTGCAGCTGTCAGGCTGAACATAATATATCGGCGACTGCCGTGTTTGTCGACTTTGGGACCTGCCATTAAATTGCCAGGCAGGTGAGTCAGAGAGTAAATTCCCATCATCCAACCGATAAAGGTAGGAGCTGCCCCCAGAGAGATGGCGAATGGTGTCAAAATAGGATATTGTGCATGCAGATCAAAAAGGCAATGAACAAGAAGAGATACAGCCAGAGGGCTGTTTTCATGTGATTGACCCCCT
This window of the Paenibacillus polymyxa genome carries:
- a CDS encoding toprim domain-containing protein; the encoded protein is MAITVIVEGKNDRSKLRRLLDPEVNILCTFGTLNSIKLESLRQRTKHDEIFLFMDNDSSGKKIRGVLADAFPDALHMYTRKGYAGVEGTPDEYVIAQLEKAGLEEYIVYPPVL